A genomic region of Prevotella scopos JCM 17725 contains the following coding sequences:
- a CDS encoding IS3 family transposase encodes MSKEKREHRKLTEKIVVRAVMDVRADAPRIGAQKLLHMLMDIYPGLMLGRDRFYQLMHKHHLMLKPSRCRHTTNSNHNYFKYKNTAKGMVLTRPAQLWVADITYIDTEDGVVYLHLITDAFTHEIIGWKLSDSLQAVNTLAALDMAIEHSQGMNLSLMTHHSDRGVQYCSNAYVARLESIHSGISMTEDYNPTDNAIAERVNGIIKQEWLYHMKRPKNLDDARCTIAGIIDFYNNKRPHMSNGMLTPRQMREKHCNVA; translated from the coding sequence GTGAGTAAAGAGAAGAGGGAGCATCGTAAACTTACTGAGAAAATTGTCGTACGTGCAGTAATGGATGTTCGTGCAGATGCTCCTCGAATAGGTGCACAGAAACTTTTGCACATGCTTATGGATATCTATCCTGGCTTAATGCTTGGGCGCGACAGGTTCTACCAGCTAATGCACAAGCATCACCTTATGCTGAAGCCATCCAGATGTCGCCACACCACGAACTCCAATCACAACTATTTCAAGTATAAGAACACGGCAAAAGGAATGGTTCTTACACGTCCTGCACAACTCTGGGTAGCAGACATCACATATATAGATACTGAGGATGGTGTGGTCTATCTTCACCTCATAACCGATGCATTCACTCATGAGATAATCGGATGGAAGCTTTCTGACAGTCTGCAGGCTGTCAATACGCTTGCTGCCCTAGACATGGCAATAGAACATTCACAGGGTATGAATCTCTCGCTGATGACGCACCACTCTGATCGTGGGGTTCAATACTGCAGCAACGCCTACGTGGCAAGGCTGGAGAGTATACACTCGGGCATAAGCATGACTGAAGACTACAACCCTACAGATAATGCAATCGCCGAAAGAGTGAACGGAATAATAAAGCAAGAGTGGCTCTACCACATGAAACGACCGAAGAACCTCGATGATGCACGATGCACTATTGCTGGTATCATAGACTTCTACAACAATAAGAGACCCCATATGAGCAACGGCATGCTTACGCCAAGACAAATGAGAGAAAAGCACTGCAATGTAGCATAA
- a CDS encoding transposase, translating into MGSKHSKHRTFSEDFILTLLREYYSSEVSINFICRKYGINSASFYQWQKKYDLDEKKLSLSHDIITKVKAMRSKKAMEKVPLTREEELEEQVSNLKKALEYSELRNQGLMKVIEISSKEYGEDLLKKLAPSSRQPSSQQPLFINWAAEWTVWQDS; encoded by the coding sequence ATGGGAAGTAAACATTCTAAACACAGAACATTCAGTGAGGACTTTATTCTCACTTTACTTCGTGAGTATTACTCATCAGAAGTGTCAATTAATTTCATCTGTCGTAAGTACGGCATTAATAGTGCCAGCTTTTATCAATGGCAAAAAAAGTATGATTTAGATGAAAAAAAGCTATCTTTGTCGCATGATATTATTACTAAAGTAAAAGCTATGCGTAGTAAGAAAGCTATGGAGAAAGTCCCTCTAACTCGTGAGGAAGAGCTTGAAGAACAAGTATCGAATTTGAAGAAAGCTTTGGAGTATTCTGAACTTCGCAATCAAGGTTTGATGAAAGTCATAGAGATAAGCAGTAAGGAATATGGTGAGGATTTGCTAAAAAAGCTGGCGCCAAGCAGTAGACAGCCTTCGAGTCAGCAACCCTTGTTTATCAATTGGGCTGCTGAGTGGACTGTTTGGCAAGACTCGTGA